TGCCGAAATCCTCGTGCGCATCGTGCAAAACCGTCAAACCGGCTTGGGCTTGGCCGATGAAGCCGCAGATGCGATGAAACTGACCGAACATGAGGATGACAAGAAATGACCATTCTGTTCCTCTTCGTCGCGCTGTTCGTGCTGATGTTCATCGGTGTACCGATCGCCATTTCTTTGGGTTTGGCCGGTTCGATGACGATCATTCTTTTCAGCCCCGACTCCGTACGCTCACTGGCCATCAAGTTATTCGAGACATCCGAGCACTACACGTTACTGGCGATCCCGTTCTTTTTGCTGGCTGGCGCGTTCATGACCACGGGCGGCGTGGCGCGGCGCCTGATCGACTTTGCCAATGCGTGTGTCGGTCATATTCGCGGCGGCCTGGCCATCGCAGCTGTCCTCGCGTGCATGTTGTTCGCCGCGCTGTCCGGCTCAAGCCCTGCAACGGTCGCGGCCGTGGGCTCCATCGCAATTGCGGGCATGGTCCGGTCCGGTTATCCACAGGCCTTCGGTGCCGGCATCGTGTGCAATGCCGGCACGCTGGGCATTCTCATCCCCCCCTCCATCGTCATGGTGGTGTATGCCGCTGCGACAGAGACCTCGGTCGGCAAACTGTTTATGGCCGGTGTCGTACCGGGTTTGCTGCTGGGTACTTTCTTGATGATTGCCATCTACATCGTCGCCGTCAGGAAAAACCTGCCCGCCATGCCTCGTGCCACCGTTCGTGAATGGTTTACGGCAGCACGCAAAGCCATCTGGGGACTGTTGCTCATGGTCATCATCCTGGGCGGCATTTACTCAGGAATGTTCACCCCGACCGAGGCGGCAGCAGTCGCGGCGGTCTACTCGGCATTCATTGCACTGTTCGTCTACAAGGACATGACGTTCCGTGAGACACCGAAAGTGCTGCTGGAATCCGCCAAGCTGAGCATCATGCTGATGTTCATCATCGCCAATGCCATGCTGTTCGCTCATGTGTTGACCACCGAGCAAATTCCGCAACAGATCACCGCCTGGGTCATCGGCGCGGGGCTGACGCCGGTGACTTTCCTGCTGGTGGTGAACATCGTGTTACTGGTGGCGGGGGCGTTCATGGAGCCCTCGGCAATCATCCTGATCCTGGCGCCGATCCTGTTTCCGATTGCCGTGCAGTTGGGGATCGACCCGATTCACCTGGGCATCATCATGGTGGTGAACCTGGAGATCGGGCTGATTACCCCGCCCGTAGGGCTGAATCTGTTCGTCACGTCGGCGGTGACAGGCATGTCGCTGGGTGCCACCATCCGTGCGGCGATGCCTTGGCTGATTATCCTGTTACTGTTCCTGATATTGATAACCTATGTACCGTGGATTTCGCTGGTCCTGCCAAACTGGCTGGGGATGACGTAACCGGGAAGAGTTGTTCCTGGCCACTACTTCGATCACATTTGAACGCTAAGCTTGGCCTATGGATGACTCCG
The sequence above is drawn from the Pseudomonas sp. FP2196 genome and encodes:
- the dctM gene encoding C4-dicarboxylate TRAP transporter large permease protein DctM; the encoded protein is MTILFLFVALFVLMFIGVPIAISLGLAGSMTIILFSPDSVRSLAIKLFETSEHYTLLAIPFFLLAGAFMTTGGVARRLIDFANACVGHIRGGLAIAAVLACMLFAALSGSSPATVAAVGSIAIAGMVRSGYPQAFGAGIVCNAGTLGILIPPSIVMVVYAAATETSVGKLFMAGVVPGLLLGTFLMIAIYIVAVRKNLPAMPRATVREWFTAARKAIWGLLLMVIILGGIYSGMFTPTEAAAVAAVYSAFIALFVYKDMTFRETPKVLLESAKLSIMLMFIIANAMLFAHVLTTEQIPQQITAWVIGAGLTPVTFLLVVNIVLLVAGAFMEPSAIILILAPILFPIAVQLGIDPIHLGIIMVVNLEIGLITPPVGLNLFVTSAVTGMSLGATIRAAMPWLIILLLFLILITYVPWISLVLPNWLGMT